In one Epinephelus moara isolate mb chromosome 6, YSFRI_EMoa_1.0, whole genome shotgun sequence genomic region, the following are encoded:
- the LOC126391517 gene encoding zinc transporter ZIP1-like codes for MLIKGRVFSSSALLFPGREKAALQVNPADVPALEIKLGALVVLLSVTVLFGFAPLCIVRGAGRCSVDSDLRRRLLSLISCFAGGVFLATCLLDLLPDYLQGINEAFSNAGVTLQFPLPEFIMAMGFFLVLVLEQIVLAFKDQSSSHSEERRALLVDSTIQANDRNSRHHSHRRRGSDESDGGHFHVDFGSQSALRAFILVFSLSLHSVFEGLAVGLLEEGKEVLEICLALMIHKSIISFSLAFKLSQGRLRRSVVAGCLLLFAVMSPLGIGAGIALTETKASPQHQLARCTLEGLAAGTFIYITFMEILPHELSSGKNRIPKVAMLLVGFAVVTAVLFIKM; via the exons ATGTTGATCAAGGGGAGAGTCTTCTCCTCCTCCGCCCTCCTGTTTCCAGGACGGGAGAAGGCAGCGCTGCAGGTCAACCCTGCCGACGTCCCCGCCCTGGAGATCAAACTGGGAGCACTGGTGGTCCTGCTGTCCGTCACAGTCCTGTTTGGATTCGCCCCGCTCTGCATCGTCCGAGGAGCGGGACGCTGCAGTGTGGATTCAG ATTTGCGGCGCAGGCTGCTCAGCCTGATCAGCTGTTTTGCTGGAGGAGTGTTCTTGGCCACCTGTCTGCTGGACCTGCTGCCAGACTACCTGCAGGGCATCAATGAGGCCTTCAGCAACGCTGGAGTCACA CTCCAGTTCCCTCTGCCGGAGTTCATCATGGCCATGGGCTTcttcctggtcctggtcctggagCAGATCGTCCTGGCCTTCAAAGACCAATCGTCGTCTCACTCAGAGGAGCGCCGGGCTCTGCTGGTGGACTCCACCATCCAGGCGAATGACAGGAACAGTCGTCACCACTCCCACCGCCGCCGTGGCTCAGACGAGTCCGATGGCGGTCACTTCCACGTGGACTTTGGCTCCCAGTCTGCCCTGCGCGCCTTCATCCTGGTCTTCTCGCTGTCTCTACACTCAGTGTTTGAGGGTTTGGCGGTGGGGCTGCtggaggaggggaaggaggtGCTGGAGATCTGCCTGGCGCTGATGATCCACAAGAGCATCATTTCCTTCAGCCTGGCCTTTAAGCTGAGTCAGGGACGGCTGCGGCGGTCGGTGGTGGCcggctgcctgctgctgttcgCCGTCATGTCTCCGCTGGGCATCGGTGCGGGCATCGCCCTCACCGAGACCAAGGCGTCCCCGCAGCACCAGCTGGCTCGCTGCACGCTGGAGGGGCTGGCAGCCGGAACCTTCATCTACATCACCTTCATGGAGATCCTGCCGCACGAGCTCAGCTCCGGCAAGAACCGCATCCCCAAGGTGGCCATGCTGCTGGTGGGCTTCGCTGTCGTCACTGCCGTGCTCTTCATTAAAATGTAA